The nucleotide sequence CTCCCAAGGCCGCCTCAAAACCCTTTCTACCTGCAGTGGTCAGCTGATCATCATTGCCCTGTATTTTCTCCCCAGGTGTTTTATTTATCTGGCCAGTAATATCGGCATTAGATTCAGCACTGATTTACGTATTGTTGTTATCATGTTGTATAGCCTGCTCCCTCCCATGATCAATCCACTGATATACTGTCTAAGAACTAATGAAATAAAACAGATAATGATCAAACGATTTAGACGAATACAAGTGCACATTCAATAAGATCGCATAGGACTAATAAATTATTTTTTgttcaatcaaataaaaataCTATACTGTATATTTGTAAATCCGTGCATTATAAGTGTTTTATTGCTGATTTCCATGGCCTAACTGAGTATAAAGACAAGGGGTTTGGCTTCCAAAACAAAACGGACTCAAAAAtggttctacgtggaacccaaaagagttctatctggaaccaaaaaggggttctcctacattttcaaaaaatgtagGTAGGGTGTGTGCTCTGCTTACTTTCTTGATTTGGGTGCACATGTATTATTTAAAACATAATGTTGGATGCATCAAACAAGAGAAAACATTTTgggtacaataacatttatttttattgtaGAGCATGTAAACAGAATGCTTGCCAACTAAACTCCAACACTACAGTCCCTCTAAGAGGCAGGAGTGAGGAACTGCATGTCTTTCTTATCAAACAGCTGAAGCAGTGAAGCTATATCTATACCTTTCCATTTCTTGTATTCACTTCATTTCTCAGGGACCATGTGCAACTGCTATGTTTCAGAGTTAAGATAATATAAGATGTATTGTATTTTATTGTCCGTTCGCTATATTGTCCATTCGCTATGTGGTCCGTTAATGGAAATGTCTCTTTATGCTCACACCCCAAACCCCTGAGACAAACACAGACGAGGGACTGGAAGCAATAGGTCAGACGCATGGATCAGCCGCAGAGAAATTGTAGGGGGTCAAGTGCCTCGCTCAAGGACACAACagcaggcaatggcatctagGATGATGCCAGCAACCCGGGCTGCTGGCCCActtctctaaccaataggctacctgtcgcccagTAAGCTTTCAAGATTGTTTGCAACTGCAGTAACTGGATTGAAATGTACCACCCAGTTCCACCATTTCTCagcccttcatctctctccccctgtatctgTCCCCTGGTGGTTCAGGCCTGGTAGGTCTTGACTAGGATCCACATGAGCAGCACAGTGATCAAGACTACTGTGAAGTTCAGAAACAGCTCCTGCACAGACTGGTCCATTCTGCCCTGAGAGGTGCAGCAGCAGAGGAGAAGAAGAATGGGAATGTGTGGAGACAGGAAGGATGAGGGTCCTCACACCTTGCTTGGGAGGGCAGGTCACTCTGTCAGGGAGGCAAAAGTCTCTGAAGGTGTAATCTGAAAGGGGGGAAGATAACCAATGGCTTAATTATGGATTCAACTCACACAATAACCAATGGCTTGGTTATGGATTCAACTCACACGATAACCAATGGCTGGGTTATGGATTCAACTCACACAATAACCAATGGCTTAATTATGGATTCAACTCACACAATAACCAATGGCTTAATTATGGATTCAACTCACACAATAACCAATGGCTTAATTATGGATTCAACTCACACAATAACCAATGGCTTAATTATGGATTCAACTCACACAATAACCAATGGCTTGGTTATGGATTCAACTCACACAATAACCAATGGCTTAATTATGGATTCAACTCACACAATAACCAATGGCTGGGTTATGGATTCAACTCACACAATAACCAATGGCTTAATTATGGATTCAACTCACACAATAACCAATGGCTTAATTATGGATTCATCTCACACAATAACCCATGGCTGGGTTATGGATTCATCTCACACAATAACCAATGGCTGGGTTATGGATTCATCTCACACAATAACCAATGGCTGGGTTATGGATTCATCTCACACAATAACCCATGGCTGGGTTATGGATTCATCTCACACAATAACCAATGGCTTGGTTATGGATTCAACTCACACATTAAAGTTATTATTGGTACCAGGTCTACTGACTCAAATTGGACTACAGCTACTTGCATGTGTTTGATTTGTGAAGGATAGTGAACTGGGCATGGTGAATCAGTCTTACCTAAGCCTTAATGTTGGGTTTGCAGGCGACTGCCGATTGACTGATCTTCAACGATCCTTGCGTCTTAAATAACTTActcattattatttgtagatcagtcattCTGTCTCAATTTCCCCATGATACATTATGGTTTTGAGATCCTTTTGTTGGTTAATTTCTTCAACACTTTGATGTTTGTAGAAATTTTTAAATAATGaatgagactataacacaattggTATGGTCAGAAAAaatccaaatatatatatttttttagagaTCCCATACTTGTTCAATGGAAAGCTATGGGACCTATgcaattccagctcccagatt is from Oncorhynchus gorbuscha isolate QuinsamMale2020 ecotype Even-year linkage group LG19, OgorEven_v1.0, whole genome shotgun sequence and encodes:
- the LOC124006258 gene encoding sarcolipin-like; this translates as MDQSVQELFLNFTVVLITVLLMWILVKTYQA